In the genome of Porphyrobacter sp. ULC335, one region contains:
- a CDS encoding aminoglycoside phosphotransferase family protein, protein MIELPEGLADFTARAGWADARVEPLPGDASFRRYFRLERPDGATAMLMHAPPPHEDPAPFLHVAHWLNENGMRAPAILAEDAAQGWVLTEDFGNDRMRDWLDDHPADERAAYEAAVEALAALHRLPPGPFAPYDMAVYAREAALLTEWYCPAQGLEVDAAGYAAAWEEVLAPVLSRQTPGVTVLRDYHAENIMLLGGKASAPQGLIDFQDALVGHPAYDLVSLLQDARRDVPVDLETAMLVHYAHHAGVADDEFIADYALLGAQRNAKIVGIFTRLDRRDGKPKYLGMIPRVWAALERDLAHPALEPVARWFDVNIPDDLRAANGAFPA, encoded by the coding sequence ATGATCGAACTGCCTGAAGGTCTCGCCGATTTCACCGCCCGCGCCGGTTGGGCCGATGCCCGGGTCGAGCCGCTGCCGGGTGATGCCTCGTTCCGGCGTTACTTCCGGCTGGAGCGGCCGGATGGCGCAACTGCAATGCTGATGCACGCGCCGCCGCCGCACGAAGACCCTGCGCCTTTCCTCCATGTGGCACACTGGCTCAACGAGAACGGGATGCGCGCGCCTGCGATCCTTGCAGAAGATGCAGCGCAAGGCTGGGTGCTGACCGAGGATTTTGGCAACGACCGGATGCGCGATTGGCTGGATGACCATCCCGCCGACGAGCGTGCGGCTTATGAAGCGGCGGTCGAGGCGCTGGCCGCGCTCCACCGACTGCCGCCGGGGCCTTTCGCGCCCTACGACATGGCGGTTTATGCCCGTGAGGCGGCGCTACTGACCGAATGGTATTGCCCGGCACAGGGTCTGGAGGTTGATGCCGCTGGCTATGCCGCAGCATGGGAGGAAGTGCTCGCGCCTGTGCTGTCGCGCCAGACGCCCGGCGTCACCGTGCTGCGCGATTACCATGCCGAGAACATCATGCTGCTCGGTGGCAAGGCGAGCGCGCCGCAGGGGCTGATCGACTTTCAGGACGCGCTGGTGGGGCATCCGGCCTATGACCTTGTCTCGCTGCTTCAGGACGCGCGGCGCGATGTGCCGGTCGATCTCGAAACCGCGATGCTGGTGCACTACGCCCACCACGCCGGGGTGGCGGATGACGAATTCATCGCCGATTACGCCCTGCTCGGCGCGCAGCGTAACGCCAAGATTGTCGGCATCTTTACCCGGCTAGACCGGCGTGATGGCAAGCCAAAGTATCTCGGCATGATCCCGCGTGTATGGGCTGCGCTGGAGCGCGATCTGGCACACCCTGCGCTGGAGCCGGTGGCGCGCTGGTTCGACGTCAACATCCCCGATGACCTGCGCGCGGCAAACGGGGCGTTCCCGGCATGA
- a CDS encoding nucleotidyltransferase family protein, translating to MSTAPLASDTAMILAAGLGKRMRPLTASQPKPLVRVAGKPLIDYALDRLSESGVAKAVVNVHYLADALEAHALARSAPKVTVSDERALLLETGGGMVKALPHLPDPFFALNADNIWLDGPKSAFHDLSRRWNPEVMDALLLVVPHARAANFNGPGDFHMDPLGRLSRRRDGRIAPFIYTGIQLVSHHLLRDAPEGPFSTNILWNRAMEEGRLYGISFTGLWFEVGTPQAIRPTEEALLGG from the coding sequence ATGAGCACCGCGCCGCTCGCCTCCGACACCGCCATGATCCTCGCGGCCGGGCTCGGCAAGCGGATGCGGCCGCTGACCGCCAGCCAGCCCAAGCCGCTGGTGCGGGTCGCGGGCAAGCCGCTGATCGATTATGCTCTTGATCGTCTTTCCGAGTCTGGCGTGGCCAAGGCGGTCGTCAATGTTCACTACCTCGCCGATGCGCTGGAAGCCCATGCGCTTGCCCGCAGCGCGCCGAAGGTGACTGTATCGGACGAGCGCGCCTTGCTGCTGGAGACCGGCGGCGGGATGGTCAAGGCGCTCCCGCACCTGCCCGACCCCTTCTTCGCGCTCAATGCCGACAATATCTGGCTCGACGGACCCAAGAGCGCGTTCCATGACCTCTCGCGGCGCTGGAACCCGGAGGTGATGGACGCGCTGCTGCTGGTTGTGCCGCACGCCCGCGCGGCCAATTTCAACGGGCCGGGCGATTTTCACATGGACCCGCTGGGCCGCCTGTCGCGCCGCCGTGACGGGCGGATCGCGCCCTTCATCTACACCGGCATCCAGTTGGTCAGCCACCACCTGCTGCGCGATGCGCCCGAGGGACCGTTTTCGACCAACATCCTCTGGAACCGTGCGATGGAGGAGGGGCGCCTTTACGGCATCAGCTTCACCGGCCTGTGGTTCGAAGTCGGCACGCCGCAAGCGATCCGTCCGACCGAGGAGGCGCTGCTGGGTGGCTGA
- a CDS encoding PAS domain-containing sensor histidine kinase produces MDVSPLSLVLIALVLAAWAVGAGVVVLRANQSVKRAKAMRTSLKRMQTLLDVAPALPLLVRVDGRIEASDKLARMLGLATIPKYLSELAAPPANPKAGGLAQAQIDQLWAKIQTTQKSAAPFRMAINLPGSQRSLALYGTLADPQVSPGGAALVWVFDFTESHSEMARLRSAAARATGDFAALVGLIEAAPMPMWFRGADLTLQLVNQAYVDAVGAASAAEVVQGQIELLEPEDSRSPADIARGTLQRQDKSERIVAATIHGARRTLRVSDLPLGQEGVAGYAIDIEEQQQVAREFRAFRDAQRALLDQLSVGVALFDGDERLTFANRPFRRLFSLTDEAIEAHTPFERFLAEARERGRTPEVRDFPEWRRERTGWFGMQDSLEEAWPLPGGTHLRVVAQPMPDGGLVLITEDRTESLALSAVRDTLLRTRTATLDSLFEALAIFAPDGSVQLWNRSFAGTWGLTTDLLDQHPSADELLSAIGRNLVNPEEASLIGAAVRAATLDRREKGGQVELADGRSLRFAGIPLPDGNGLLTVLDITASQKAEQALRERAEALEEADGVKARFLANMSYEFRTPLTTIGGYAELLKSGAAADPAAAGEYVDAILAAVERLTEQVENVLDLSQSEAGLLPIRKERIDVLDLLTTQVREREAVIIAAGLSLDLKGRRGRVIEADPRQMGRALGNLIDNAIAGTPDGGRIVIEIRKAPEGTGWSLEISIVDNGRGMTSQELARAQGGLRPAGEGAPERRSGLGIPLARQLIAAHDGTLEIVSRKGSGTTATIRLP; encoded by the coding sequence ATGGATGTCTCGCCCCTCTCCTTGGTGCTCATAGCACTTGTGCTCGCCGCTTGGGCGGTGGGAGCGGGCGTGGTCGTGCTGCGCGCCAACCAGAGCGTCAAGCGCGCCAAGGCGATGCGCACCAGCCTGAAGCGCATGCAGACCCTGCTGGATGTCGCGCCTGCTTTGCCTCTGCTGGTGCGGGTCGATGGCCGGATCGAAGCTTCGGACAAGCTGGCCCGGATGCTGGGCCTTGCGACGATCCCCAAATACCTGTCCGAGCTTGCTGCGCCGCCCGCCAATCCCAAGGCAGGTGGGCTCGCGCAAGCGCAGATCGACCAGCTTTGGGCCAAGATCCAGACCACCCAGAAAAGCGCCGCGCCGTTCCGCATGGCGATCAACCTGCCGGGTTCGCAGCGCAGCCTTGCGCTTTATGGCACGCTGGCTGATCCGCAGGTCTCGCCCGGCGGTGCTGCGCTGGTATGGGTGTTTGATTTCACCGAAAGCCATTCCGAAATGGCCCGCCTCCGGTCTGCTGCTGCGCGGGCAACCGGCGATTTTGCGGCCTTGGTCGGTCTGATCGAAGCCGCGCCGATGCCGATGTGGTTCCGCGGCGCGGACCTCACGCTTCAGCTCGTCAACCAGGCCTATGTCGATGCCGTGGGGGCAGCCAGCGCGGCAGAAGTGGTGCAAGGCCAGATTGAGCTGCTCGAACCAGAAGACAGCCGCTCGCCGGCCGACATTGCGCGGGGCACGCTGCAACGGCAGGATAAATCGGAACGCATCGTCGCTGCGACGATCCATGGTGCGAGGCGCACCCTGCGCGTTTCTGACCTGCCCTTGGGGCAGGAAGGGGTCGCGGGATATGCTATCGACATCGAAGAACAACAGCAGGTCGCGCGCGAATTCCGCGCTTTCCGCGATGCCCAGCGCGCGCTGCTTGACCAGTTGTCTGTCGGGGTCGCGCTGTTTGACGGCGATGAGCGCCTGACCTTCGCCAATCGCCCGTTTCGGCGCCTGTTCAGCCTGACCGACGAGGCGATCGAGGCGCACACACCTTTTGAACGCTTCCTCGCCGAAGCGCGAGAGCGTGGGCGCACACCCGAAGTGCGCGACTTCCCCGAGTGGCGGCGTGAGCGCACCGGATGGTTCGGGATGCAAGATTCGCTCGAGGAGGCTTGGCCGCTCCCCGGCGGCACGCACCTGCGCGTCGTCGCCCAGCCGATGCCTGACGGCGGACTCGTACTGATCACCGAGGATCGCACCGAAAGCCTCGCGCTATCCGCCGTGCGTGACACGCTGTTGCGCACCCGCACCGCAACGCTCGACAGCTTGTTCGAGGCGCTGGCAATCTTCGCGCCTGATGGCTCGGTGCAGCTGTGGAATCGCAGCTTTGCCGGCACCTGGGGCCTCACCACCGACCTGCTTGACCAGCACCCCAGCGCGGATGAATTGCTGAGCGCGATCGGACGCAATCTCGTCAATCCCGAAGAGGCGAGCCTGATTGGCGCGGCGGTGCGCGCTGCCACGCTCGACCGGAGAGAAAAGGGCGGCCAGGTCGAACTTGCCGACGGGCGGTCCTTGCGGTTTGCGGGTATCCCGCTGCCCGATGGCAATGGCCTGCTGACCGTGCTCGACATCACCGCTTCGCAGAAGGCCGAGCAGGCGCTGCGCGAACGGGCCGAGGCCTTGGAAGAGGCTGATGGCGTGAAGGCGCGGTTTCTCGCCAACATGTCCTACGAATTCCGCACGCCGCTCACCACCATCGGCGGCTATGCCGAACTGCTGAAGAGCGGGGCAGCGGCCGATCCGGCGGCGGCGGGCGAATATGTCGACGCGATCCTCGCCGCGGTTGAGCGTCTGACCGAGCAGGTCGAAAACGTACTCGACCTGTCGCAGAGCGAGGCGGGGCTCCTGCCGATCCGCAAGGAACGGATCGACGTGCTCGATCTGCTCACTACGCAGGTGCGCGAGCGCGAGGCGGTGATCATCGCCGCGGGCCTGAGCCTCGATCTCAAGGGCCGGCGGGGCCGCGTTATCGAAGCAGATCCGCGCCAGATGGGCCGTGCGCTCGGCAACCTCATCGACAATGCCATTGCCGGGACGCCTGATGGCGGGCGCATTGTTATCGAGATCCGCAAGGCTCCGGAAGGGACGGGCTGGTCGCTCGAAATCAGCATTGTCGATAATGGCCGCGGAATGACCTCGCAGGAACTGGCGCGCGCGCAAGGAGGGCTCAGGCCCGCAGGCGAGGGCGCGCCCGAACGGCGCAGCGGGCTCGGCATTCCGCTCGCCCGCCAGCTGATCGCCGCGCATGACGGTACGCTCGAGATCGTCAGCCGCAAGGGCTCCGGCACCACCGCCACGATTCGTCTGCCGTGA
- the tsaE gene encoding tRNA (adenosine(37)-N6)-threonylcarbamoyltransferase complex ATPase subunit type 1 TsaE, producing MTETRESLPDLAAMAAFGARIAEQLRAGDVVALTGGLGAGKTTLARAILAALGHDGEVPSPTFTIIETYDSPPLRIAVVHADFYRLESPSELDEIGLDDYREGAVLLAEWPDHAGGFGHEAGCLSITLEPVGEVGEGGRIAIARGAADWLGRMP from the coding sequence GTGACCGAGACGCGCGAGAGCTTGCCGGACCTTGCAGCGATGGCGGCTTTCGGCGCGCGCATCGCTGAACAGTTGCGGGCAGGCGATGTCGTGGCGCTGACCGGCGGGCTGGGGGCGGGCAAGACCACGCTCGCTCGCGCGATCCTCGCCGCGCTGGGGCATGACGGCGAGGTGCCTTCGCCCACCTTCACGATCATCGAGACCTACGATTCGCCCCCGCTGCGCATCGCCGTGGTGCACGCCGACTTCTACCGGCTCGAAAGCCCTTCCGAACTCGATGAGATCGGCCTCGACGATTACCGCGAAGGCGCGGTGCTGCTTGCCGAATGGCCTGATCACGCGGGCGGGTTCGGGCATGAGGCGGGCTGCCTGTCGATCACGCTCGAACCGGTCGGAGAAGTCGGGGAAGGCGGAAGGATTGCGATTGCCCGCGGGGCTGCGGATTGGTTAGGGCGGATGCCATGA
- the addB gene encoding double-strand break repair protein AddB translates to MAEPRKPGPLVYSIAAHRGFADALVAGLVPRYREPGFGLARLTLLVPSSRAARTLSEAFIRHAGEAGEGGLLMPRMVAVGDLDLDEKLGAALDPLGASDIPPACDPVRRWLTLDRLIAEERSGEGMDPLPGRSRLNLAREMARTMDRLLVEEKTFQDLLSEPVRDSVAGLASHWERSIRLFARVNVRWQIELAERGEVDAAARRNLLFDRAARRWRETPPPHPVVAVGVTSASPALARMLRVVAELPDGAVVLPDLDLAMDDAAWEELGLAGASEEPGGPVFGAGDALSHPQYHLKLLLNRMGVNRAEVQPWHRRGIGAAEPARSRAISSLFLPPQASRAWINLDARERRLDGVRLLASASIEEEAQAIALLVREALEQPEKRIAVVSADRGLARRVAQHLERWNITADDSAGRPLALTPAGRLFGLLAEIAANGADPANLVAAFGHPLVQGWDRETRRNWLVGLRAFDRQLRGPSPAPGMEPLREAAAKAEVAEWWGEAEALIAPLTDWPRDIPLAEALSRLSAAAEAFARTAIWEREDGRALGLMIEELRGQAEALGTAIETADLGGVLRDAMEAVAVRPGYGGHPRVAIYGLLEARMARADLVICGGLNEGSWPQPPGADALLAPAILRALGVPGAEFRIGLAAHDLAGAMGAPEVVLSRALRDAEGPTLPSRFLLRVEALLGDDLDKEHRERAIPALLPHLDRERPAAEPYERPAPDPAPALRDVPIRVTALDRLLGDPYQFYAQAILGLRQLQPLAADPFSDPALRGTLVHDILDKWHKAKEDQPGLALAPFAAAHFASARVHPLFRALWQPRLIDALERFEAWIAEDAAEGRQVIATEISGEMIFDGVKVMGRADRIDRLADGSLAIVDYKTGTVPSKQQVEKGFALQLGLLGLIAEAGGFARAGLPASAATGFHYWSFGKEDGGFGKRQSPMKLGPREGGLLPERFLPHHAEKLCEAIRRFIKGTDPFKARENPDYKGYNEYDQLMRLEEWIVRLTDKESEA, encoded by the coding sequence GTGGCTGAACCCCGCAAGCCCGGGCCGCTGGTTTATTCGATCGCCGCGCATCGCGGGTTTGCCGATGCGCTCGTGGCCGGGCTGGTGCCGCGTTACCGCGAACCCGGCTTCGGCCTCGCACGCCTGACCCTGCTGGTTCCGTCGAGCCGCGCGGCGCGCACGCTCTCTGAAGCCTTCATCCGCCACGCGGGTGAGGCTGGTGAGGGCGGCCTGCTGATGCCGCGCATGGTCGCAGTGGGTGATCTCGACCTCGACGAGAAGCTGGGTGCTGCGCTCGATCCGCTCGGCGCGAGCGATATTCCTCCCGCCTGCGATCCGGTACGCCGCTGGTTGACGCTCGATCGTCTGATCGCCGAGGAGCGCTCGGGCGAAGGGATGGACCCGCTCCCTGGCCGGTCGAGGCTCAATCTGGCCCGCGAGATGGCGCGGACAATGGATCGCCTGCTCGTCGAGGAAAAGACGTTTCAAGACTTGCTGAGCGAGCCGGTGCGCGACAGCGTGGCTGGGCTGGCCAGCCATTGGGAACGGTCGATCCGACTCTTCGCGCGGGTCAATGTGCGCTGGCAGATCGAACTGGCGGAGCGCGGCGAAGTCGATGCGGCGGCCCGGCGCAACCTCCTGTTCGATCGTGCCGCGCGGCGCTGGAGAGAAACGCCGCCGCCGCATCCTGTTGTTGCCGTGGGGGTGACGAGCGCTTCGCCTGCACTTGCGCGAATGCTCCGGGTGGTGGCGGAGTTGCCTGACGGTGCTGTCGTCCTCCCCGATCTCGATCTGGCGATGGACGATGCTGCCTGGGAAGAACTGGGCCTTGCCGGCGCGTCGGAGGAACCGGGCGGACCTGTGTTTGGAGCGGGCGATGCGCTCAGTCATCCGCAATATCACCTGAAGCTGCTGCTCAATCGCATGGGTGTGAACCGCGCCGAGGTACAGCCGTGGCACCGGCGCGGGATCGGCGCGGCAGAGCCTGCACGCAGCCGCGCGATTTCCTCGCTATTCCTGCCTCCGCAAGCGAGCCGGGCGTGGATCAATCTGGACGCGAGGGAGCGGCGGCTTGACGGGGTGCGGCTGCTCGCGAGTGCTTCGATCGAGGAAGAGGCGCAGGCCATTGCCCTGCTGGTGCGCGAGGCGCTGGAACAGCCAGAAAAGCGCATCGCTGTGGTCTCCGCAGATCGCGGCCTTGCACGGCGGGTCGCACAGCATCTCGAGCGCTGGAACATCACCGCCGACGATTCCGCTGGTCGTCCGCTGGCGCTGACCCCCGCCGGGCGTTTGTTCGGCCTGCTGGCAGAGATCGCGGCGAACGGCGCTGACCCTGCCAATCTGGTCGCGGCCTTCGGTCATCCATTGGTGCAAGGGTGGGACCGGGAGACGCGGCGCAATTGGCTGGTGGGGCTGCGCGCCTTCGACCGTCAGTTGCGCGGACCATCGCCAGCGCCCGGTATGGAGCCTTTGCGCGAAGCTGCCGCCAAAGCCGAGGTTGCCGAATGGTGGGGCGAGGCCGAGGCACTTATTGCGCCGCTCACCGATTGGCCGCGCGACATCCCGCTCGCCGAAGCGCTGTCCCGCCTGTCCGCCGCGGCGGAAGCCTTTGCCCGCACCGCCATATGGGAGCGCGAGGATGGCCGCGCGCTGGGCTTGATGATCGAGGAATTGCGCGGGCAGGCAGAGGCGCTCGGCACGGCGATAGAGACCGCCGATCTTGGCGGCGTGCTGCGCGACGCGATGGAGGCTGTCGCGGTGCGCCCCGGATATGGCGGGCATCCGCGTGTCGCGATCTACGGCTTGCTTGAAGCGCGCATGGCACGCGCCGATCTGGTGATTTGCGGCGGGCTCAACGAAGGCAGTTGGCCGCAGCCGCCCGGCGCCGATGCGCTGCTTGCGCCAGCGATCCTGCGGGCGCTGGGCGTGCCGGGAGCGGAGTTCCGCATCGGCCTCGCGGCGCATGACCTTGCAGGCGCCATGGGCGCGCCCGAAGTGGTGCTGAGCCGGGCCTTGCGCGATGCCGAAGGGCCGACGCTGCCCTCGCGCTTTCTGCTGCGGGTTGAAGCGCTGTTGGGCGATGATCTCGACAAGGAGCATCGCGAGCGTGCCATTCCGGCTCTGCTGCCCCATCTCGACCGTGAGCGTCCGGCGGCGGAGCCTTATGAGCGCCCCGCGCCCGATCCCGCGCCTGCGCTACGCGATGTGCCGATCCGGGTGACGGCGCTCGACCGGCTGTTGGGCGATCCCTACCAGTTCTATGCGCAGGCGATCCTTGGCCTGAGGCAGCTTCAGCCGCTCGCCGCCGATCCCTTCAGCGATCCCGCGCTGCGCGGCACGCTGGTGCACGATATTCTCGACAAGTGGCATAAAGCGAAGGAGGATCAGCCCGGCCTTGCTCTTGCACCCTTCGCCGCCGCACATTTCGCGTCCGCGCGCGTCCACCCCCTGTTCCGCGCGCTGTGGCAGCCGCGCCTGATCGATGCGCTGGAGCGCTTTGAGGCTTGGATTGCCGAGGATGCTGCGGAAGGACGGCAGGTGATCGCCACAGAGATTTCGGGCGAGATGATCTTCGATGGGGTCAAAGTCATGGGCCGCGCGGACCGGATCGACCGGCTTGCTGATGGCAGCCTTGCGATTGTCGATTACAAGACTGGTACCGTGCCATCGAAACAGCAGGTCGAGAAGGGCTTTGCGCTTCAACTCGGGCTGCTCGGGCTGATTGCGGAGGCTGGGGGTTTTGCTCGGGCGGGCCTCCCGGCAAGCGCGGCCACCGGATTTCATTACTGGTCGTTCGGCAAGGAAGACGGCGGCTTTGGAAAGCGCCAAAGCCCGATGAAGCTTGGGCCGCGCGAGGGCGGCTTGTTACCGGAGCGGTTCCTGCCACACCACGCCGAAAAGCTGTGCGAAGCCATACGGCGCTTCATCAAGGGCACCGATCCCTTCAAGGCGCGCGAGAACCCTGATTACAAAGGCTACAATGAATATGACCAGCTGATGCGGCTGGAAGAATGGATCGTCCGGCTCACCGACAAGGAGTCCGAGGCGTGA